The nucleotide sequence TGTCATGTGAAAAAGCATCCAACTAGAATTTGACTTTTATTCCTGAATTGTTGTTCTTTATTATCACTATACACCATTTTCTTTTCAAGCAATAAGCAATCTCAGCATCACGTgaatcagttttttttcttctttcaatcCCAGTCAAAATTATGGCAGCATTTAGCATAAGTTATATCTCCGATATTCACCTGTGTTCTCAACTCCAGTCCATAGTTTGTACTGTTCTGTTTATCCACTCTTGGTTCACTCATGCTTGAAAGTATTTAGGATAAAGTCCCTGCCAGGATGTCTGATTACAATCTGTATTTAAAGTTTAGGTACTCTAAAAACATTACTGTAGTTGTGAGCTGCAATGCAATGCAATGTTGTCTCAGCGTTACGAAAAGAGAAGAGTGGGTTAAATCTTAATCTTAAAATATCAGAAATTTTTTGCAAATAATTCAAAACAGCATTTAGTAATTAAGAATTGTTTAACACACCTGACACTAGCCTCTGTGCAAACTGAGAAACTTTGTAGTTGTGTAGTTGGGTATTAGCTTTCATATGTTCTgcatgtcataaaaataaatttataaaaacaaatcagTTTGTGAGCATGTACTTGTGTGTGAACAGATAACCAGGCTGGAATTGCTCCTGACGAAAATCTCGCACAGTTTGCCGTCTCTTACCTATCTCAGCCTGCTGGGAAATATTGCTTGCCCCAACCAGTTGTCAGATTCTGAGAAGGATGACGAGGACTACCAACGTTACAGGTATTTGCACCTTGATGTAGTGCAAATAAGATCTTTAAGCTGCTGTTCATCTCTTATGGATGTTAGAATTATGTAAGGTACTTACGTCACATGGTAATGTGTATATAATTCTGTTGTACTTCCTAAACCCTCCTTTGTCTCTGTACatattttatctttttgcttctctcTCGTTCTTCCCTTCCAACCTCCCGCCATCACTGTTATCTCCCCTGCCTCCGATTATCATTCCTGCTTCTTTGGCGTGCCCATTCATTTTACTACAAATGTTTGTGTATTCAACATCCTTTAAATAAACTCAACAttattgaaatgtttttgttGAAATTTATGATAACTTTTCAGATAGCTTCCTGTAAAATTTTGTATTGCATTGTATGAGGGAAAGACATTAATTTAGTCACAAATTGCTATGATTTATCTTAAATTAACAGCAAATACTTACCAAGCATGTtaacagatggcagcatcgtccAGCTCTGTGAGATTCATGTCGTGTTGACCAGGTTGCATTCACATTGGAGACGGTGCTCAGTGATTGTGTGATAGAATAGTGGCATGTCTTAATGTGACTGAAACAGCAAGCCAAAGAATTCAGTGCAGCTGGTACTGGGCCACTGGTAAAATATCGGGCCAAGTGCACAAATATTGGAGATTTTGTTgggaaatgaaaattattttgaagttgtacttctttaggcgcattatgaaaaagttatgggagtgaatttttacaatgtgcaCGCACCATGCAATTAaattttcacacaatgaaaaaaatatatatatatattaaaaaaagctgcatagaaataaaaattctatatgtGCTTttgaatcttatactttagtgattgatgttaaatactggtccatatcattaaatatATCTATCTAATTTGAATATTAGTGttataattgtatttataaactttttcaaatgtatttatatcaGTTAGGTTTTgttactgtatttataattttttttgcattatcaattatatattatttcattattaatttaatttatttcaattatttaactacattaaaattaattttattcatgtgtttatattaatattgaatactgagtaattattaaaaattttaattctattGAACTTATACTTTACAACCATATTCATATCACTCaagtccttttatttttaatctatcaattatttgcatggaaaaaactaaagttagtgttttatcacgccaagtaagtactTTTAACGCATGTACATACACACacccaatttttaaattttattttgtgttttaattaataactttgaCCTCATCTTATGTTTAATTGTATCGTCAGTCCAATCTGACACAAGACTCTTGCATATATGTCCAGCTAACGGACTTACCCTCACTTCACTGCTGAAGTGTACACACTCGCACAGCTCATTGTACGTTCCCCTCCTTGTGGGTAACCGGAAAAATTATAAACAGGAGATGCTATCTTGGATTTGGCAATTTTCAAAGGCCttcaaattcatatttatttaacgAAAACTGTGTCAGAATGATGGCaaggataatttaaaaaaaaaaaaaaaacactggattAACATCCAAAGGTAAATACAGCATCAACGATGTTATGAGCCGTTGCCAAGGAGATTATTGGAAAAAATGTAGTTTGaaagttgctttttttttaaaaaaaaaaaaaatccaaaaaaaatttgtttgaggtACAAACGGACTCCCTCCTCTAGGAGTATTCCACGTACCGAATTTCACAGCTCTAGGCCCCTCCGTATCCGCTCTCTGTGAATTCAGACGggcaatctctctctctcttttatcaATGTGGTTTGTGATAGTCGCCTGGTTGCAGAGGATGACTTGAGGCGGCGGGGCTGTTGCAGGTACTATGTGCTGCACCGTCTCCCGGGACTGCTGTTCCTGGACTCGACGCGGGTGAGCCCCCAGGAGAGGACCGAGGCGCTGTGCAGGGGCCAGTACATGAAGGTCGTCAGCCCCGACAACTCGGTGAGTCCCCCACCCACACCCGCGTCGGGCGTGCTCTTCCAGACGGTCTGGCGCTCGGAAGGCCCTCTGAGACTTCACAGTTACGTGAATGAACAAGAGATGAGTGTGTGCAAGAATGTGAGAGATTATGCCAGTAAGTAATTATGTAAGCGATTATACGAGTGGTAAGTAAGTGGGTGTGCAAGCACGCGAGTACAAAATTGTACGCGAGTGTGCAATGTTTGCAAACATgccatcgagtttcctactcgtCAGCACCTTAGCCCCCTCTCCCATCGAGTGCCACAACTCCTTATCGTTTTGACTTTTCGTTACTCCCCGAGCGTTACTCTTTAACGTTACGTCATTGCCCTTGCCCGCTGCAAAGAAGTTTCTTTTCAAACCAGCCGAACCAGTTGTGGGCAGATGGTTTTTGCGATAGTTAATGGATCATGGTTTTTGTGTGATACATGATAGATAACGTGTGTTATATTTCTATTTCAGCTACTTTCGTCAATAGTTTTTGAAAGATAAACctatgttaaaattttaacagGTAAACGGAATGCATACTAACATGCAAAGGCATATCTAGCTCGAGACAGAATTGGGGGCTTTTTTTTCGGAATTGAAATCTTTAAGGTgccataaaataataaacaataacaaaaggaataacatattttatttgactAAACAAATTTTTTGGACAGTTGTGTGTgaggattagttacaaattttctctaacttctcctccttaccttaccccccccccccccccccccctcttcccccaaGACACTTTGGAAGGAGGGAGACTGCCCTCTCTTCACCCCCTGGATGTGCCCATGCTAGCATGAGAAACGGTCGTCTCTCACCACGTCAGTTGTGTGTTGAGGAAGTTCCTCATCCTTGTTTGAAATGAAAGGGGTATCAAATGTTTTCTCTTTTGTAGAATAAGTTGCTTCTGAAGAAGGTGGATAATGAAATGGGGACGGAAGCGCTGGACTACACGCCGCTGCCGCTGACCAACAGAGACATCAGCGACCACAAAGGTGAGCGATGGATGATGTTACAGTCGTAGCAAGCAGCGTCAGGGAAAATCCTTTCGGTGCCAGGCAGGGTGTCCACGGTTAGTACTTttgtactagatctagtactttcataagttttttagtggtctagtacatttacgctcagatctggtactttttttctttaatataataatattacagtaactccaaattattttattattgagcgtaattatttttaaaaactatggaaattatgtgtgtgtggtgtgatatttaagttcaagcattgcaatgccataataacttcctaaattgttaaaaccataaaaaattataatctagtaattatttttttcaaatctagtactttgtTCTcccctaagttggtacgaaatattttttttccttgtggacaccctggtgccAGGTCGTATCAACCTTTCTGACCTTTAATGCCTGAGCAAGTCTCTAATTGTAAGTTGCTGTTGTTAGCTATGCACAGTGCTTCTAGCAAAGGACTCTACAAATTCCAGGCGTATGTCtgtgtaaataatagttttttaatgAAAAGCTAATATCTGGAATGATTTAAATATTCGCAAAGTTGAATAAAATTGCTAATAGTGTTCCCGGCAAAGGAATGAAGTAAAAAGATTATCCTCTAACGTTTGTAATGTTTTAACCGATTGGACCCTATATAtaacatcaataaaaattataaaataaccatgcatgaTATTAATATaaagcatttataaaacaaatgGAATGCCTTCTTTTGATTTTTAACTAGTTATCTTTATTCaaggaaaatatatacaaaacaataataaaaaaactaaattttttcatGAGCAAATTTTAGGTTTccaattttttaaagcttttgcaacaaatgtgaagcttcacatcagtAGCGAGGCTTTGCATTACAACTGaagattcaaataaaacaaatagcaaatttcctggtgaagtcaaatcaaatattaaaatgagctttgattgatttgcgTAGTCAAAGCTTCGCACGGGCCTACTCTGACACCAGGTCGCCATGAcgcctaacattttttttctttgctagcGACTAAATTCTCCCAGGGAATCAAGATGTAACCATACACTGGTTTTGAAAACATTAGCCAATTGTGTTGTTACAAAATCTTGTACAGAAATGACTGGGTGCGAGTAACCGGGACAATTTTTAAATTGCAGTAAGTTAACTGTAATCAGTTAATCACTGATGTTGTACCAAGTTGCCATTTTGTGGATACTGTTCagtactttatttaaaaataaaatctaatagtAGAAATGCTTACaaaagtaatttttcttttatctctGGCAATTTTGTGCCTGGCTCCTAAACAGagattttatgttttataaaaactttttatttatttatttatttattttgttttaacttgtTTGCAGCAGTCCAGGAAATAATTTAGAGCATTGTGATTTTTGGTTTGCCATGCTTTTTTTCAAAATCACTCCAGGCAGATGCTTGGGTGGTACAGCTGTACTTACGGCCAATTTCTTTGTTTGTGTCGTCATATGTTACCGGTTCAAAAATTGTTGCCTTCCTCtgaaaacattgtttttatttgttgcaGGTGTGTACGGAAAGTGTCGCTACAGGTACTCTGGAAAACACTCCGAAGGTAATCGCTTCATCAGAAATAATGATCTGTGAATTCACATC is from Bacillus rossius redtenbacheri isolate Brsri chromosome 15, Brsri_v3, whole genome shotgun sequence and encodes:
- the LOC134539458 gene encoding leucine-rich melanocyte differentiation-associated protein-like gives rise to the protein MVKVIRRENIFNQQVCQLTSGMEGSARDAGDFNTSAVTFFDKRLSYVGQDCQRLPRALAQLYGSQVHCLDLSFNCLRSLDGVERFSGLEELVLDNNCLSDGIVVPCLPRLHTLSLNKNSITRLELLLTKISHSLPSLTYLSLLGNIACPNQLSDSEKDDEDYQRYRYYVLHRLPGLLFLDSTRVSPQERTEALCRGQYMKVVSPDNSNKLLLKKVDNEMGTEALDYTPLPLTNRDISDHKGVYGKCRYRYSGKHSEGNRFIRNNDL